Within Vicia villosa cultivar HV-30 ecotype Madison, WI linkage group LG1, Vvil1.0, whole genome shotgun sequence, the genomic segment ATTTAGAACGTAATTATTTCCATTACTTCAGTTCATTGATTTGacggttcctaaaaactaaaattgagaaccaaaccaaactacatctgtttttattgatttggtttggttttagaACTGAACAAAAAATAATCGGTTTTACTTCGGGTTTGTGTGATTTGGATTGTCGGTTTAGTTGGATTTTTTTTATCCGCTTACACCCATATATCTACCCGAACCAACCatattaattcatataatttatatCATCATTATTATAGATGCTAGTATAAGATATTCAactttaagaaaaaaataaaatgatgaacgattcgagtgttaagattgtgaattaagaacttacataaacatcacaatccaccacacattgaattaccttcaatttgatcattatcaccaagtgtttgtatatttgtttctatcactcttactgcattgcaaacattgtccatcatacaagaagttaatctgattttcaataagaacaacgctttgattctgcaacgtatactcttatcacttacctcaagtctttgactggtttttaaacacatatataatcgtttcgatagtggttcggaatagacgcgagtcgattcagaatcacttccgctgaaaagtcgtttaactccgtaaaactgtgaacgatctattcaccccccctctagatcccaaggccagcgtctaacaaaatCGGTATGAGAACACCACTAATTATGAATAGAAATAATTGTTTGTCGAGAGAAATTAAGGACTATGGTTTTAAATAAACTTCGAGTAACATATATAGGGTAATGATATATAGCACGAGAGTAGAGTTAGTTGAAATCACACGAATGAGTTACAACATATTGTTTCTGTTTCAACAATAAAAAGTTAGAATAGAATCTCTTATGTTTTTCTGCCAACAAACACTTTTATTGGTTGGGCAATAATTCGTTAACACTATAAGTAAATTAATTCATTAGATATATATAGTTGCATCATTGGCCGAGATGTCTGAAAAAAACTTTTGTGTATTTTTCTCTGCCCTGACGCGCTATCATTATAAGTTAAAGATATATGAAtgattaaaagaaatattttgattgagagataatattttgtttaaaactaGAGACTCGTGTTGTTGCACGGGTACATGTTTATTTGATGTAGTATATTTTAAATGATATGAAAGTCAATGTTAAATGCCACTATGagcaattttattaattattatgtaaattaattagatatgaaaaaattataaattttgatagaatatttacatcataatattataagaaatataagtgtaaaatttaaaatataaataaaaaataaaaattatttacttaGTTGTAAGTTGAACAATAATCATACAGATTTAAGTGTATTTGAAAATAGTAATTTTGTCTTTAAATAAAGGTAAtaatttgatagtgacccgtaacaTAAAAAGTTAGTTGTGAGAATGATTATATACTAATATTCAATGAGATAACATACAATTTTAAAAGCACCTATATCATTATATCAttagaaatatttgaattttattataacCACTTCTATGGGCACGTACACATAATTGATAGTGATATACAAACATAGTAAAACTTTATACAGTTGTAGTGCTTGAAAATCATACTattcttaattttaaatatatatatatatatatatatatatatatatatatatatatatatatatatatatatatatatatatatatatatatatacttaaatCTAACTGTTAGTGTCCCGTGTTATTTCACAAAGTATTTCAATAACATTTGTAAAATAAAGGAaagattatttaaatattatatataaataggtgaaaataaatttaaatatgattaataaatttaataacattttaaatctcatatataaaaaaattatgaaatattgGTGTTCTCTATAAAAATGAGAATAAATATGAAGAGATTCAAAAATTAAGAAAACTGAAAAATGAAGAATACAAATAGTTAAAAACTGTATTATTAAAATAGATGAGCaaaactttaatattttaaaagtaagagttaaaaatatatttcaacaTAATTAATATAAACGTATATAATCACAActctttttaattgatttaaaaataaaaagataggaAGGTTGACATAAGGGAGAGAAAGAAAGTTGAAAATTAAAATGGTTTTAAATAAACCAGTCAATGAAATGAGAACACATGGCAGTAGAGAAGTGGGAAAGGTAAAATATTGTAGTTTATCAAAGGGCTTTATGAATAGTTTGTAATGAATAGCTGGTTTAATTAGTAGGTTAGAAAATTATCCTTTTGTAGTGTAAATTTTTTAGATGAAAGGATAAATTAGGTAGATTGGTCAATTGAATAataatgggtagatagtagaacaaataaaaacaaagttctctctccgttttttattataagtcgttttagacttttcacacagattaagaaaaataataattgttgtatgaaaacgaggaattatgaagatttttacaaaattatccttcattaatgacatgtggaagataaatttatataattgaaaggagaaagAATAACAAATATGTAACAACCCAAATTACACTAGAGAGATATTGACATATGAGTGGTAGAGGTCACTAAGCTATGCAACAAGAGGTGCAAATGACATAGATGGAATATATATTATAAGCATAACTAATAAGTTTAGTTAGAAGTGGACTAAATGGCAAGATGGTAAATACCATTTAGTTAAAGGGGTTTGTTGGTCCAAAAGGTAAGTATATCATCAAGAAAGGGCTTGTTAGACTTGTAGAAATCAGAAtttagagaaagaagaaagaaaggggTGGAAACGTGAAAGGAAGAAGGAAGAGGAAGTGTGGACTCAAGCTCCACCAAAAGCATGCATGTGCAATTGGTAGaagattttgaggattttggctTCAAGAATCAAGCTTGGTTTGGTAATCAACATCATCTCCATTCTCAATCTACCAAATCATAATCTCCATCACCATTTTCACCAAGTTCAGAATTTGTTcttgaggtgagttccatagttagaacttgggtAAGAATTGGGGTTTTGTGATCAATTGCATGTTTGGGAACAAGGGTTAGAATGATCAATTGTTGTTGCATGCTTTATTAATGATGGAGTATGTGTTCTTGAAGTGATAATACATGTATTAATTGCTTTTACATGTTAGGGTTCGGATTGGAATGGATTAGAAAGTGTTAGAACTGATCTTATGtagtaaaaatgtcatttttggctCTGGTTCAGTGAGAAATTGATTGCACacaagtgcaaatcgattgcactgtgaaaaattggcattctgcgcttctggttcagcaagcaatcgattgcacactggtgcaaatcgattgcacctgacagaaaattattcctttattgtttcgaccataacttgagttctacaactcgaaacgaagcccggtcggaagcgttggaaaggtcttttaatgatctttatgaatatgctcagatataatgcttttaattgatttaaaagttaTGGCAAATGGATTTTTAGTTACATGATATTGGATTAACATTAATGGAATTAAGAAATGTATGTTTAATTCCCCGAGTGCGGTTCCGTTCCATGTCGGGAATCAGAAGCCTCtttgttatgagactaatgtgtgtccatgtacgttctaaataattatatggtCTGATTAtgtttcatatattccatgatcgaaacgtatttaactcacatgtgacgagtatgtacaaatgacatgatatttatacgatggactttgtctaatattatgtgcatataatacaatgtaaattgttttcccgtcgttccggttggacgttcggatgcttgattttgtgaacttgatttggttgaatatgcgtgaatcggagtataaccgtactactaggatagtaaaccctgtttacccactatgtggatgcccattggtagccgtgtggcgtttgtgatatgtattatataccatggatgatttggcttttatgcctgttgtatatacgtgtctatatccgtatattttgcgttacctgagctactattgcggtggaagcaagtgagggtctttaatggcgtttcccacttggtaactcacctgcgtgattagtatggtaagtgggtgatgccatataggcaatcactgaattacttgcctctagtaacgtcaattagacaatgttactaggctttcgcccggtgggcttgtacgtcgaaaaggacatattgcacctgtttactcacctgcgtacagaggatgaataccattgcagtggaagcaagaccggggtctttaatggcgtttcccacttggtaactcactggCGTGCTTGGTGATGAGGTTGTAAATGCCACGTAGGTAATGGTACAACTTAATTCATCTCGGGTGGAATTCCATATAGGAATGACCCGAATTCATCGTgcggtgtgcttgtgcaagtctttcgACATATATGTACTTGGATACTCACCGAGGGTACGTGGCAGAGGTAGCCTAGTCAGATGGGTATAACTCCTTGATTCCTCATATAAGGATGTGAGTTTGCATATTGTGAATTGTTGTCTTATTGAACGCCTCCTTGGATAGTTaagggacttccaatggtggtgtatccttgtttgtacttgtacctgaCCGTGAGGAAActtggattctcggtgaatctgtttgtttgcatgcaccttgtagaaccgagcgaacccgtaagataggggaactcactgagatttagtaatctcaccccattccaattattatttttcaggaacaggttagaagtAGATGGATTGCTTGATGGACTGCCTTGAAGACCGTGGACAAGTAATTGGCAGGAAGACCTAGTCAGACATTATTTTTCCGCTGTGCATTGTTGAAGACAAGCCAATCATATACGTTTTCAGTTGGATatttgaattgtatatgattttaatttcttttctttatcgcttatgtatgtttcttgtaccatttatagcatcaccgcatattattctagacatatactTTAACATAAACTTCAAAATGAAAGCAAAtttaaagctctccattttttctaTCAAACCCGCCGCTTGGGATGGTCCacgtccatcttcatcaacaataatAAGCACCTCTAACACGGAGGACCACATCTGATCCAAACGAATCAAGGTAGTATAATGTGAACCCCATCTAGTATCTCCGGGTCTAGCAAGACTAGATGATTGGTGCAAGCCCTTTCCTTGAGATATCTCACCACTCTCAAGTCTATTCAAAATTTCTCGGTGTTGTGCCTCCTTCAAAGCATAATTTCTCTTGCAAGATGCACTTGTTGTGGTTACAATCAAGGAGATGTACTCAAAGAAATCATGAATAGATGAGCAACTACTAGCAACGGACACAACCACCAATTGCAAACGGTGAGCATAACAATGGACATAGAAAGCATAAGGGTTTTCATCTAGAATCTTTCTTTGTAAACCATTAAACTCACCTCTCATATTTGAAGCCCCATCATATCCTTGCCCTCGTATCCTTGAAATAGATAACGTGTGGcgatcaagaataccataaagaGCATCCTTTAGTGCCTCAGATGTAGTATATTTGACATGATGTAGAGCAATAAATTGTTCCACAACTTTCCCTTTGTCGTTCAAGAACctaaaaagataaataaaaattcaaatgtaTTCATCTATGTTATATTTGAATGAAATAAAAAGTTTAAGTTAATAATTGTAATAGTTTCAATAACAAGCTCATTGTACTAACCTCAACATCACCGCCATTTGTTCTTTGACAGATATATCACGTGACTCATCAATAAGCACAGAGAATTGTCTATCACcaagctcttccataatcaccttggTGACTTCATGTGCACAACACATTGCAAGCTCCTTTTGAATGTCACGGGAAGTCATTGTGCAATTTTTTGGACCACGATCAAAAGCATCTCTTACTTTTTCATCATTAAATTTTACCCAATCCACCATCTCTCTAAAATTTCCCTTGTTTAGAGAAGTAGAGCTTTCATCATGGCCACGGAAAGCAATGCCTTGTGCTATGAGATATCTAGTACAATCTAAAGAACAAGTCAAACGGATCTTATACAATTCTTCTGATTCCCTAGTTGCTCTAGCAAAGATACTTGTCACACTTtgtctttgattattataatcatcATAGTGCTTCATACATGAGTTGTGCTTACTATCATGACTACCAATATGATCTTTAAAGGCTTTAGATGCATGCTTCCAATCTTTAAATCCGTCTTTGTTGAAGACTTCATAACCAAAGTGTTCGGCCCTCCCGGGAGGCTTAAAGAGAAAGCAATAGAAACAATAAGTTGCATCCTTTGACTCACTGTATTCAATCCATGTATAACTCTTATACCAAGCTTTACAAAATGCTCTTGAAGACTTCCCAAATTGAGTACGAGGAAATCTTGCTAAATCTGGTTGCGTTGGACCCTTAAATATATATGCCCTCCTCACTTGGTCTTGAATATCAGGAGCATACTCGTGAATTTGTTTCCTACATCCTGGAtcacgcacaatctcatttggattAAACTCGTTGGCCACATTAGGGGGTGTTTCTTCTACTTCGGCTTCCGATTGCTTAACATTCACTTTCTCAATACTTGTTCTAGGAACCAAAAACCTCCTCATCACTGAAATTTAATGATTCAGTGAAAAGAatttttagataaataatttgTAACACACAAATAGACAAGAccgactaattaaataaaataaatagatctTTACAAAAAAATTACAAGAGAATTTTACTATTATGAATGACCTATTAAATTAACCAAAACCTTTGAaagaattaaaatataagtattagattctaaaaaagaattaaactattttactatgatataaaaaatatataataagttaataataatttaaaattgtctTATGAGTTCAATGaacaaacaatttaaaaataataaaaatttaaacttaTAATTCATTTGCAATACATCTAAAGAACATCCTATACTGCAATTGCAATTATAATTTGCGGTACGGTGTAACTATCTAAAGAACCTATATTGCAATTGCACAATCTCCTGTGCGTAACTATCTAAAGAACCTATATTGCAATTGCCAATTGGAACAATCTACTGCGTGTAAGTCTAACTATCTAAAGAACAAAAATTTAATAAAGTATGAATAacctatataatatatataatataataatagaattattataataagaaaaaaataatagaaagacATTACTTGTTCTTGTTCCTGCTAGTTGCTGCAAACCAACGTGCTCCTACTTGCTGTTTGAATTGAAAGTTGAAACGTTGAAGTGACAGTAGAGGGGGAGAAAGAAATATGAATAGTCACATAAAGAGAGGAGCAGACTGTAcggaatagttttttttttaatttttattctaaGTCATAAATAATTGATTGGGTTGAATCTGTTTGGCCCATTGGGTATTcatatgttttaatttttacacccttatttttattaattttcccCTTGGTTCCATTTAAAAATTGGTTATTAAATTAgggaaaatacaaagaaaataggggttgagcccgggcgcgtgcccgggaTCGCCGGGCTATAGAACCGCCCCTGTCTATGTGATAATAAGGAGATTAATTTCACTTACAACGATGCTGATATTGAAGACACAGTAAGCGAAATTGTTCCATGGCTTTGGGGTTACTATAAACTGCAAAATATAGGCATGGAGGTGAGTGGGACGATTTCATCACAGTTTCCAAATCGGCCATTGCAGAAGAATCTTGCTTGGAATCAAGAATATGGAAATTGGAGAAGAATCTTGCTTGGAATCAAGAATGTGGAAGTTGTGTTGTGTGCTGATGTTAGGATGATGTTTAACGATTACTAGTTGTTTTATATCAAATCAACTACCCATTAGCGCGCGGGAGTAGTATATATTTTGCACTTATATTGCAATTAGTCATGtatttgtgaaaaataaattaattaattactcctgtcatttattaatatatatagaaATTTTAGTCCGtctttcatataattaattagtgaaacatatttataat encodes:
- the LOC131605499 gene encoding uncharacterized protein LOC131605499; this translates as MRRFLVPRTSIEKVNVKQSEAEVEETPPNVANEFNPNEIVRDPGCRKQIHEYAPDIQDQVRRAYIFKGPTQPDLARFPRTQFGKSSRAFCKAWYKSYTWIEYSESKDATYCFYCFLFKPPGRAEHFGYEVFNKDGFKDWKHASKAFKDHIGSHDSKHNSCMKHYDDYNNQRQSVTSIFARATRESEELYKIRLTCSLDCTRYLIAQGIAFRGHDESSTSLNKGNFREMVDWVKFNDEKVRDAFDRGPKNCTMTSRDIQKELAMCCAHEVTKVIMEELGDRQFSVLIDESRDISVKEQMAVMLRFLNDKGKVVEQFIALHHVKYTTSEALKDALYGILDRHTLSISRIRGQGYDGASNMRGEFNGLQRKILDENPYAFYVHCYAHRLQLVVVSVASSCSSIHDFFEYISLIVTTTSASCKRNYALKEAQHREILNRLESGEISQGKGLHQSSSLARPGDTRWGSHYTTLIRLDQMWSSVLEVLIIVDEDGRGPSQAAGLIEKMESFKFAFILKFMLNFLNF